From one Catenuloplanes nepalensis genomic stretch:
- a CDS encoding DUF2231 domain-containing protein, with amino-acid sequence MFETVMGIPAHPLMVHAAVVFVPLLAVLAIVYAFVPFTRAHTRWVLGLLAIGAPLSALLAKLTGDAFYARLDSQGRISDGYYPRLNEHSDLGTTTLYVSVALGVITLALVWFVRPKDGFAASNRVLGILLGVLALAASGATLYYVIRTGDTGAKAVWEGQ; translated from the coding sequence GTGTTCGAGACCGTGATGGGCATTCCCGCCCACCCGCTGATGGTGCACGCCGCGGTGGTGTTCGTGCCGCTGCTGGCCGTGCTGGCGATCGTCTACGCGTTCGTGCCGTTCACCCGCGCGCACACCCGGTGGGTGCTCGGTCTGCTGGCGATCGGCGCACCGCTGTCCGCGCTGCTGGCGAAGCTGACCGGTGACGCGTTCTACGCCCGGCTGGACTCGCAGGGCCGGATCAGCGACGGCTACTACCCGCGGCTCAACGAGCACAGTGACCTGGGCACCACCACGCTGTACGTGTCGGTCGCGCTCGGCGTGATCACGCTGGCGCTGGTCTGGTTCGTCCGGCCCAAGGACGGTTTCGCGGCCTCCAACCGGGTGCTGGGCATCCTGCTGGGCGTGCTGGCGCTCGCCGCGTCCGGCGCCACGCTGTACTACGTGATCCGCACCGGTGACACCGGCGCCAAGGCCGTGTGGGAAGGGCAGTAG
- a CDS encoding GlxA family transcriptional regulator has translation MHQIAVLVLEGAKPLDVGIPAQVFSNRPSMPYEVRVCGPAPGLVTGGDGLSYHVAEGLEAFGRADTIFIPGYRAPATTPPPPEVVDALLAAHARGTRLAAISTGAFALAATGLLDGLRATTHWHYTRALADRHPRVRVDENVLFVDEGSVLTSAGAASGIDLCLHLVRRDHGVGLSNHVARRLVAAPYRSGGQAQYVPRSVPEPLGDLFAGTREWALAHLDERLTLDVLARNARVSARTFSRRFVEDTGYTPMQWVLRARVDLARELLERSDLSVEAIARRVGLGTGANLRLHFHRILGTSPSEYRHTFSA, from the coding sequence GTGCATCAGATCGCCGTTCTCGTGCTGGAGGGCGCCAAGCCGCTCGACGTCGGCATCCCGGCACAGGTCTTCTCCAACCGCCCGAGCATGCCGTACGAGGTGCGCGTCTGCGGTCCCGCGCCCGGCCTGGTGACCGGCGGTGACGGCCTGTCGTACCACGTCGCCGAGGGCCTCGAGGCGTTCGGCCGCGCCGACACGATCTTCATCCCCGGCTACCGCGCGCCGGCCACCACGCCCCCGCCGCCCGAGGTCGTCGACGCGCTGCTCGCCGCGCACGCCCGCGGCACCCGGCTCGCCGCGATCTCCACCGGCGCGTTCGCACTGGCCGCTACGGGTCTGCTGGACGGCCTCCGGGCCACCACGCACTGGCACTACACGCGCGCGCTGGCGGACCGCCACCCGCGGGTCCGGGTCGACGAGAACGTGCTGTTCGTCGACGAGGGTTCGGTCCTCACCTCGGCCGGCGCCGCGTCCGGCATCGACCTCTGCCTGCACCTGGTCCGCCGCGATCACGGCGTCGGCCTGTCCAACCATGTGGCGCGGCGGCTGGTCGCAGCCCCGTACCGCAGCGGCGGCCAGGCGCAGTACGTGCCGCGCAGCGTGCCGGAGCCGCTCGGCGACCTGTTCGCCGGCACCCGGGAGTGGGCGCTCGCGCACCTCGACGAGCGCCTCACTCTCGACGTGCTGGCCCGCAACGCGCGCGTCTCCGCGCGCACGTTCTCCCGCCGGTTCGTCGAGGACACCGGCTACACCCCCATGCAGTGGGTGCTGCGCGCCCGCGTCGATCTGGCGCGCGAACTGCTGGAACGCAGCGACCTGAGCGTGGAGGCGATCGCCCGCCGGGTCGGCCTCGGCACCGGCGCCAACCTGCGCCTGCACTTCCACCGGATCCTCGGCACGTCCCCGTCGGAGTACCGCCACACGTTCTCGGCGTAG
- the gap gene encoding type I glyceraldehyde-3-phosphate dehydrogenase: MTRIAVNGFGRIGRSFLRALLERDSKLEVVAINDLTAPATLAHLLKYDSTLGRLGRPVEVDGNTLIVDGHRITVLSERDPADLPWRDLGVDLVLESTGRFTSAGAARAHLSAGASKVLVSAPASGADVTLAYGVNTDAYDPATHTIVSNASCTTNALAPLAAVLDDLAGIEHGFMTTVHAYTQEQNLQDGPHRDLRRARAAGVNIVPTTTGAAKAIGLVLPQLDGKLSGDSIRVPVPVGSIVELNTTVSRDVTRDEVLAAYRRAATEGPLKGILEYADEPLVSGDITGNPASSIFDAALTRVDGRHIKVVAWYDNEWGFSNRVIDTLELLAA; encoded by the coding sequence ATGACTCGCATCGCTGTCAACGGATTCGGCCGTATCGGACGCAGTTTCCTCCGTGCCCTTCTCGAGCGGGACAGCAAGCTCGAGGTGGTCGCGATCAACGACCTCACCGCCCCGGCCACGTTGGCCCACCTGCTCAAGTACGACAGCACGCTCGGCCGCCTCGGCCGCCCGGTCGAGGTGGACGGGAACACGCTGATCGTGGACGGCCACCGGATCACCGTGCTGTCCGAGCGCGACCCGGCCGACCTGCCCTGGCGCGACCTGGGCGTGGACCTCGTGCTGGAGTCGACCGGCCGGTTCACCTCCGCCGGCGCCGCCCGCGCGCACCTCTCCGCCGGCGCGTCGAAGGTCCTGGTCAGCGCGCCCGCGTCCGGCGCGGACGTGACGCTGGCCTACGGCGTCAACACGGACGCGTACGACCCGGCCACGCACACGATCGTCTCGAACGCGTCCTGCACCACGAACGCGCTCGCCCCGCTCGCCGCGGTCCTCGACGACCTGGCCGGCATCGAGCACGGCTTCATGACCACGGTCCACGCGTACACGCAGGAGCAGAACCTCCAGGACGGCCCGCACCGCGACCTGCGCCGCGCCCGCGCCGCCGGCGTCAACATCGTCCCCACCACCACCGGCGCCGCCAAGGCCATCGGCCTGGTCCTCCCCCAGCTCGACGGCAAGCTCTCCGGCGACTCCATCCGCGTGCCGGTCCCGGTCGGCTCGATCGTCGAGCTGAACACGACCGTCTCCCGCGACGTCACCCGCGACGAGGTCCTCGCCGCCTACCGCAGGGCCGCCACCGAGGGCCCGCTCAAGGGCATCCTCGAGTACGCCGACGAGCCGCTGGTCTCCGGCGACATCACCGGCAACCCCGCCTCCTCCATCTTCGACGCCGCCCTGACCCGCGTCGACGGCCGCCACATCAAGGTCGTCGCCTGGTACGACAACGAGTGGGGCTTCTCCAACCGCGTCATCGACACCCTCGAACTCCTCGCGGCCTGA
- a CDS encoding NADP-dependent oxidoreductase, with translation MKALRFAEFGPPEVMSVVETPAPNAGPGRIRIAVRAAGVSPADSRIRAGATPVPLPRIPGLDAAGVVDQVGEDVRGYRVGDEVFGIAPGGACAEHAVLTHFAHKPPTMTWADAAGLATAVEAALRAIETLRPAPGDVLLITGAAGAVGLAAAQFARARGLVVAGVAAADAHELLRGFGVTPITAPEQARALIPDGIDCVFDAAGTITPDLVALTGAADRVVTAGPSGDTGALSLTTDAPRRAWHGLAEAAGLFERGEFRLPIDRTLPLADGPEAHRLSDSGHRLALLL, from the coding sequence ATGAAAGCTCTGCGCTTCGCCGAGTTCGGGCCGCCCGAGGTGATGAGCGTCGTCGAGACGCCCGCGCCGAACGCCGGCCCCGGCCGGATCCGCATCGCGGTCCGCGCCGCCGGCGTCAGCCCCGCCGACTCGAGGATCCGGGCCGGCGCCACCCCCGTGCCGCTGCCGCGCATACCCGGCCTGGACGCGGCCGGCGTCGTCGACCAGGTCGGCGAGGATGTGCGCGGCTACCGAGTGGGCGACGAGGTGTTCGGCATCGCGCCCGGCGGCGCCTGCGCCGAGCACGCGGTGCTGACCCACTTCGCGCACAAGCCACCGACCATGACCTGGGCCGACGCGGCCGGCCTGGCCACCGCGGTGGAGGCGGCGCTACGCGCGATCGAGACGCTGCGCCCCGCCCCCGGCGACGTCCTGCTGATCACCGGCGCGGCCGGCGCGGTCGGCCTGGCCGCGGCGCAGTTCGCCCGCGCCCGCGGCCTGGTGGTCGCCGGCGTGGCCGCAGCGGACGCGCACGAGCTGCTGCGCGGCTTCGGCGTCACCCCGATCACCGCGCCGGAGCAGGCCCGCGCGCTGATCCCGGACGGCATCGACTGCGTCTTCGACGCGGCCGGGACGATCACGCCGGACCTGGTCGCGCTGACCGGCGCCGCCGACCGGGTGGTCACCGCCGGCCCGTCCGGCGACACCGGCGCGCTCAGCCTCACCACCGACGCCCCCCGCCGCGCCTGGCACGGCCTCGCCGAGGCTGCCGGCCTCTTCGAACGCGGCGAGTTCCGCCTCCCCATCGACCGCACCCTCCCCCTCGCCGACGGCCCCGAGGCCCACCGCCTCAGCGACTCCGGCCACCGGCTCGCGCTGCTCCTGTGA
- a CDS encoding cellulase family glycosylhydrolase has protein sequence MRRLLALIVLAGVALVVTPAPSSAAPPPGVFRDEFGRELVLRGFNVSGSTKLRETGLLPFRSTADAAASATAMRELTGATAIRFLISWEGVQPRPGVIDHAYLDRAAAQIRAFTDRGIRVLLDYHQDLWSRHLFDADSWYTGDGAPAWVIEAGDYPDESCGICILWGQNMLTNAAVREAAHDFWLDERGVQTAFLTQAGAAMRHLADTLPPSSFAMMLGVDPLNEPFDGGLDGMSGSEWERQRLLPFYQRFRAVMDANGWTDRPAFVEPLVFWNTTFGEAGGFDTIGMLGTRYVFNSHYYDGARLTLDPTPARDGTYSTAMNRIRDRAAALGTTGFVSEFGNALSGTSSSARTPWMIRAMYQGLDSRLPGANWWRDAATAGPALSATQWHWDIYSGRHSEAMNGNPSRVLTAGDAWNDEDHSVISGAGALRLDPRVLDRLYPTAIAGQQLAFGYEDQARDGYAGAGTTATWMTPPAGLPTVSALVTGRQYGVLVWHTTGLDAPTEVHLPASFAPGRTVVVSSASAVVSDRRLSLAAGGSSVHAALVVNAASGALPTAAQLATARAELAAWAAARW, from the coding sequence ATGCGAAGGCTTCTCGCGTTGATCGTGCTGGCCGGCGTCGCGCTCGTCGTGACGCCGGCACCGTCGTCCGCGGCGCCCCCGCCGGGCGTGTTCCGCGACGAGTTCGGCCGTGAGCTGGTGCTGCGCGGCTTCAACGTCTCCGGCAGCACGAAGCTGCGCGAGACCGGCCTGCTCCCGTTCCGCAGCACCGCGGACGCGGCCGCCTCCGCCACCGCGATGCGCGAGCTCACCGGCGCGACCGCGATCCGGTTCCTGATCTCCTGGGAGGGCGTGCAGCCGCGGCCCGGCGTGATCGACCACGCGTACCTGGACCGGGCCGCCGCGCAGATCCGCGCGTTCACCGACCGGGGCATCCGGGTGCTGCTCGACTACCACCAGGACCTCTGGTCGCGGCACCTCTTCGACGCGGACAGCTGGTACACCGGGGATGGCGCGCCCGCCTGGGTGATCGAGGCCGGCGACTACCCGGACGAGTCCTGCGGCATCTGCATCCTGTGGGGCCAGAACATGCTGACCAACGCGGCCGTGCGGGAGGCGGCGCACGACTTCTGGCTCGACGAGCGCGGTGTGCAGACCGCGTTCCTGACCCAGGCCGGCGCCGCGATGCGACACCTCGCGGACACGCTGCCGCCGTCGTCGTTCGCGATGATGCTCGGCGTCGACCCGCTCAACGAGCCGTTCGACGGCGGCCTCGACGGCATGTCCGGCAGCGAGTGGGAACGGCAGCGGCTGCTCCCGTTCTACCAGCGGTTCCGGGCCGTGATGGACGCGAACGGCTGGACCGATCGGCCCGCGTTCGTCGAGCCGCTCGTCTTCTGGAACACCACGTTCGGCGAGGCCGGCGGCTTCGACACCATCGGGATGCTGGGAACGCGGTACGTGTTCAACTCGCACTACTACGACGGCGCCCGGCTGACGCTCGACCCGACGCCGGCCCGGGACGGCACCTACTCCACCGCGATGAACCGCATCCGGGACCGGGCCGCCGCGCTCGGCACCACCGGGTTCGTCTCCGAGTTCGGCAACGCGCTCTCCGGCACGAGCAGCTCGGCCCGCACGCCGTGGATGATCCGCGCGATGTACCAAGGGCTCGACTCCCGGCTGCCGGGCGCGAACTGGTGGCGGGACGCGGCCACGGCCGGCCCGGCGCTCTCCGCCACCCAGTGGCACTGGGACATCTACAGTGGACGTCACTCGGAGGCCATGAACGGCAACCCTTCCCGCGTGCTGACGGCGGGCGACGCGTGGAACGACGAGGACCACTCGGTGATCTCCGGTGCGGGCGCGCTCCGGCTCGACCCGCGCGTGCTGGACCGGCTCTACCCGACCGCGATCGCCGGGCAGCAGCTCGCGTTCGGCTACGAGGACCAGGCCCGCGACGGGTACGCCGGCGCCGGCACCACCGCGACGTGGATGACCCCACCGGCCGGCCTGCCCACGGTGTCCGCGCTGGTCACCGGCCGGCAGTACGGCGTGCTGGTGTGGCACACGACCGGCCTGGACGCGCCGACCGAGGTGCACCTGCCGGCGTCGTTCGCCCCCGGCCGTACCGTCGTGGTGTCCTCCGCTTCCGCCGTCGTCTCGGATCGTCGCCTGTCGCTGGCGGCCGGCGGCTCATCCGTGCACGCCGCGCTCGTGGTGAACGCCGCGTCCGGCGCGCTGCCCACCGCCGCGCAGCTCGCCACCGCGCGTGCCGAACTCGCGGCCTGGGCCGCCGCGCGGTGGTAG
- a CDS encoding cellulose binding domain-containing protein, with protein MAGEPCNVSYRPTAGNEIFDVYLVIKNTSGYAITGWTLAFVLPPGQTFVRGSEYEVNISTDGQAVDGWNKPWNGPVANEGTVGVGFKVQGPDFRVEPTEFFINGKKCSVSP; from the coding sequence TTGGCGGGGGAACCCTGCAACGTCAGCTACCGGCCGACGGCGGGCAACGAGATCTTCGATGTGTACCTGGTCATCAAGAACACCAGCGGGTACGCGATCACCGGCTGGACGCTGGCGTTCGTGCTGCCGCCCGGCCAGACGTTCGTGCGCGGCAGCGAGTACGAGGTGAACATCTCGACCGACGGCCAGGCGGTGGACGGCTGGAACAAGCCGTGGAACGGCCCCGTGGCGAACGAGGGCACGGTCGGCGTCGGCTTCAAGGTCCAGGGCCCGGACTTCCGGGTCGAGCCGACGGAGTTCTTCATCAACGGCAAGAAGTGTTCGGTGTCGCCCTGA
- a CDS encoding AfsR/SARP family transcriptional regulator, with amino-acid sequence MAASTLTLDAYWTVTGEEGSVRIQVLGTVRAWLGEQPVELTSAGQRAVLGLLALACGQPVTRPELIDSLWGDDPPVSAVNVLQTYVKHLRRRLEPDRPARSRSALLPHVGDGYALRATADTLDLLCFRHLHAQAAAAQHDGDDRRAAALLEQALRQWHGAPLADVPQLAGHPKVVAIAAERAAALARYGELKIALGEVAEALPALEEAVAAQPLDEAGQARLIRAYAATGRRADAFEVYHSARRRLADELGVDPGPELRAAHDTVLRAEAPATVAETAARRHVPAQLPADVPDFVGRDGELSRLDALLGSPTVVISALSGTAGVGKTALAVRWAHRVRTGFPDGQLYINLRGYDTERPVTAGEALARFLRALGVPGQEVPLDAEERADRYRSLLDGRRMLIVLDNASSVAQVRPLLPGAAGCLTVVTSRDALPGLVARHGARRLDLDLLPHADALALLRRLIGPRCDEDPDAVDELAERCARLPLALRVAAELALSRPAVPLGQLAGELADERRRLSMLDAGGDPETGVRAVFSFSYRQLPEAAARAFRLLGLHPGPDVEPYAAAALFNTPVTRARDLLESLAAAHLVQRNGTGRYALHDLLRAYASELALLDGDETGTVRLLDAWLHTAQTAMTALHPAERDRYRRSTATAMPIAPVGDPMAAQLWLDDERGNLAAAVAYAAVHGHSAHAVALTVTLLRYLEGGGHVAEAIAMHTHARDAAQRTGDTAAEAQLLNNIALIYSQQGRFAQATEYLRHAIDAARRCGDPAAETRALGNLGHVDAWLGRYDDAAANLRAALALCRRTGDRPAEARVLGNLGQVYRRQGRHADAETHLRRSIELCRSISDHIGEAYVLVTLGHVEAGRGRLIDAADHHRAALTLFRRSTERGGEALALDGLGTAELALGDAVGFDHLLEALAIFRRLGERAGEAQAGNSIGEAHTAAGRPEAAREAHTAALSVAREIGDRYEQARAHSGLTAAAEALADGTAAATHRHAAETIYTEIGAPRPASAFS; translated from the coding sequence ATGGCAGCGTCGACCCTCACACTGGACGCGTACTGGACGGTGACTGGAGAGGAGGGCAGCGTGCGGATCCAGGTGCTCGGCACGGTCCGCGCCTGGCTCGGCGAGCAGCCGGTCGAGTTGACCTCGGCCGGGCAGCGCGCCGTCCTGGGCCTGCTCGCGCTCGCCTGCGGGCAGCCGGTGACCCGGCCGGAGCTGATCGACTCGCTCTGGGGCGACGACCCGCCGGTCAGCGCGGTCAACGTGTTGCAGACGTACGTGAAACACCTGCGCCGCCGCCTGGAACCGGACCGTCCGGCCCGCTCCCGCAGCGCGCTGCTGCCGCACGTCGGCGACGGCTACGCGCTGCGCGCCACCGCGGACACGCTGGACCTGCTCTGCTTCCGCCACCTGCACGCACAGGCCGCCGCGGCCCAGCACGACGGCGACGACCGGCGCGCGGCCGCGCTGCTGGAGCAGGCGCTGCGGCAGTGGCACGGCGCGCCGCTGGCCGACGTGCCACAGCTGGCCGGGCACCCGAAGGTGGTCGCGATCGCGGCCGAGCGCGCCGCCGCGCTCGCCCGGTACGGCGAGCTGAAGATCGCGCTGGGCGAGGTCGCCGAGGCGCTGCCGGCACTGGAGGAGGCGGTCGCGGCGCAGCCGCTGGACGAGGCCGGCCAGGCGCGGCTGATCCGCGCGTACGCCGCGACCGGCCGGCGCGCGGACGCGTTCGAGGTCTACCACTCGGCCCGCCGGCGGCTCGCGGACGAACTGGGCGTCGACCCCGGGCCCGAGCTGCGCGCCGCCCACGACACGGTGCTTCGCGCGGAGGCGCCCGCGACCGTCGCCGAGACGGCAGCGCGCCGGCACGTCCCCGCGCAGCTGCCCGCGGACGTGCCCGACTTCGTCGGCAGGGACGGCGAGCTCTCCCGCCTGGACGCGCTGCTCGGCTCGCCGACCGTGGTCATCTCCGCGCTGTCCGGCACCGCCGGCGTCGGCAAGACCGCGCTCGCGGTGCGCTGGGCGCACCGGGTCCGCACCGGCTTCCCGGACGGGCAGCTCTACATCAACCTCCGGGGGTACGACACGGAGCGCCCGGTCACGGCCGGTGAGGCGCTCGCCCGGTTCCTGCGCGCGCTCGGCGTACCCGGGCAGGAGGTGCCGCTGGACGCGGAGGAGCGCGCCGACCGTTACCGCAGCCTGCTGGACGGCCGCCGGATGCTGATCGTATTGGACAACGCGTCCTCGGTCGCCCAGGTGCGCCCGCTGCTACCCGGCGCGGCCGGCTGCCTCACGGTGGTGACCAGCCGGGACGCGCTGCCCGGTCTGGTCGCCCGGCACGGCGCCCGCCGCCTCGACCTGGACCTGCTGCCGCACGCGGACGCGCTCGCGCTGCTGCGCCGGCTGATCGGGCCGCGCTGCGACGAGGACCCGGACGCCGTCGACGAGCTGGCCGAGCGCTGCGCCCGCCTGCCGCTGGCGCTGCGGGTGGCCGCGGAGCTGGCGCTGTCCCGGCCGGCCGTACCGCTGGGGCAACTGGCCGGTGAACTGGCGGACGAGCGGCGGCGACTGTCCATGCTGGATGCGGGCGGCGACCCGGAGACCGGCGTCCGCGCGGTGTTCTCGTTCTCCTACCGCCAGCTGCCCGAGGCGGCCGCGCGCGCGTTCCGGCTGCTCGGCCTGCACCCGGGCCCGGACGTCGAGCCGTACGCCGCGGCCGCGCTCTTCAACACGCCGGTGACCCGCGCCCGGGACCTGCTGGAGTCGCTGGCCGCCGCGCACCTGGTGCAGCGCAACGGCACCGGGCGGTACGCGCTGCACGACCTGCTCCGCGCGTACGCGTCCGAGCTGGCGCTGCTCGACGGCGACGAGACCGGCACGGTCCGGCTGCTCGACGCCTGGCTGCACACGGCACAGACCGCGATGACCGCGCTGCACCCGGCCGAACGCGACCGGTACCGCCGCTCCACCGCCACCGCGATGCCGATCGCGCCGGTCGGCGACCCGATGGCAGCGCAGCTGTGGCTGGACGACGAGCGCGGCAACCTGGCCGCGGCCGTGGCGTACGCCGCCGTGCACGGGCACTCCGCGCACGCGGTCGCGCTCACCGTCACGCTGCTGCGCTACCTGGAGGGCGGCGGGCACGTGGCCGAGGCGATCGCGATGCACACCCACGCGCGGGACGCCGCGCAGCGCACCGGCGACACCGCGGCCGAGGCACAGCTGCTCAACAACATCGCGCTGATCTACAGCCAGCAGGGCCGGTTCGCGCAGGCCACGGAGTACCTGCGCCACGCGATCGACGCGGCCCGGCGCTGCGGCGACCCGGCCGCGGAGACCCGCGCGCTCGGCAACCTCGGGCACGTCGACGCATGGCTCGGCCGGTACGACGACGCGGCCGCCAACCTCCGCGCCGCGCTCGCGCTGTGCCGCCGCACCGGCGACCGGCCGGCCGAGGCGCGCGTGCTCGGCAACCTCGGCCAGGTCTACCGCCGGCAGGGCCGGCACGCGGACGCGGAGACGCACCTGCGCCGCTCGATCGAGCTGTGCCGGAGCATCTCCGACCACATCGGCGAGGCGTACGTGCTGGTCACCCTGGGCCACGTGGAGGCCGGCCGAGGCCGGCTGATCGACGCGGCCGACCACCACCGGGCCGCGCTCACGCTGTTCCGCCGCAGCACCGAACGCGGCGGCGAGGCGCTCGCGCTGGACGGCCTCGGCACCGCCGAACTCGCGCTCGGCGACGCCGTCGGCTTCGACCACCTGCTGGAGGCCCTGGCCATCTTCCGCCGGCTCGGCGAGCGCGCCGGCGAGGCCCAGGCCGGCAACAGCATCGGCGAGGCACACACCGCGGCCGGCCGGCCCGAAGCGGCCCGGGAGGCGCACACGGCCGCGCTCTCCGTGGCCCGCGAGATCGGCGACCGCTACGAGCAGGCCCGCGCGCACAGCGGCCTGACCGCGGCCGCGGAGGCGCTGGCCGACGGGACCGCCGCGGCCACCCACCGCCACGCGGCCGAGACGATCTACACCGAGATCGGCGCGCCCCGGCCGGCCTCGGCCTTCAGCTGA
- a CDS encoding SDR family NAD(P)-dependent oxidoreductase yields MGLALVTGASSGIGQAFAERLAADGHDLIVAGRRRDRLDALASALPAEVRVVVADLSTDDGVDAVAELCASEPLTMLVNNAGVAHYMPMADLPAAKARELVHVKVVAPTMLTRAALPGMISRGAGTIVAVAGMIAFAGPAPSSLMPRRAVYAGTLAHTVAMTQTLHAELDGTGVTAHVVCPGVVATEFHSVQGMDLSAVPRMSAGDVVTAALAGIARGEVVSAPGVEDYGLLESVFAADLAAFGGQSPRLASRYRSVS; encoded by the coding sequence ATGGGACTCGCACTCGTCACCGGTGCGTCGTCGGGGATCGGCCAGGCCTTCGCGGAGCGTCTGGCCGCGGACGGGCACGACCTGATCGTGGCCGGACGGCGCCGGGACCGTCTCGACGCGCTCGCGTCCGCGCTGCCGGCCGAGGTCCGGGTCGTCGTCGCGGATCTGAGCACGGACGACGGCGTCGACGCCGTGGCGGAGCTGTGCGCGAGCGAGCCGCTGACCATGCTGGTCAACAACGCGGGCGTAGCGCACTACATGCCGATGGCCGACCTGCCCGCCGCGAAGGCGCGCGAGCTGGTGCACGTCAAGGTGGTCGCGCCGACGATGCTCACCCGCGCGGCGCTGCCCGGCATGATCTCGCGCGGCGCCGGGACGATCGTGGCCGTGGCCGGCATGATCGCCTTCGCCGGCCCGGCGCCGTCGTCGCTGATGCCGCGCCGCGCCGTCTACGCCGGCACGTTGGCCCACACGGTCGCGATGACGCAGACGCTGCACGCGGAGCTGGACGGCACCGGCGTGACCGCGCACGTGGTCTGCCCCGGCGTCGTCGCCACCGAGTTCCACTCGGTGCAGGGCATGGACCTGTCCGCCGTACCCCGGATGTCCGCCGGTGACGTGGTCACGGCCGCGCTCGCCGGCATCGCGCGCGGCGAGGTGGTCAGCGCGCCCGGCGTCGAGGACTACGGCCTGCTCGAGTCCGTCTTCGCGGCGGACCTGGCCGCGTTCGGCGGGCAGAGCCCTCGGCTGGCGTCCCGCTATCGGAGCGTCAGCTGA
- a CDS encoding MerR family transcriptional regulator, which produces MNELYPIGDVARRTGLSVSAIRYYADAGIIAPSGHTGAGYRLYDVRAIASLELVRTLRDLGAGLDDIRRLLDGETSLHDLASAHLALVEARMRAFQARRAVLRTIVRQHSATEQVNLMHKLVSMSDDDRARLIEDFWTEVTDGLDLTDLVGELVRMRPRLPDDPTAEQLEAWIVLADTVRDAEFRAAVRDYFHDSFAVPDRDTAETWPEAEADRLTEILIEARAAARAGVPVDAPVARDLANRFLAVLAHLPGDPSADGEPDLDAVRLQVIASDPEPHAARGAALFDRYHALVATINGTPQPPAPGTGTPGSVWLHRAVAAL; this is translated from the coding sequence ATGAACGAGCTCTATCCGATCGGGGACGTGGCCCGGCGCACCGGCCTGAGCGTCAGCGCCATCCGGTACTACGCGGACGCCGGGATCATCGCGCCCAGCGGGCACACCGGCGCCGGCTACCGGCTCTACGACGTGCGGGCGATCGCGAGCCTGGAGCTCGTCCGCACGCTCCGCGACCTGGGCGCGGGCCTGGACGACATCCGGCGGCTGCTGGACGGCGAGACGTCGCTGCACGACCTCGCGTCGGCGCATCTGGCGCTCGTCGAGGCGCGGATGCGCGCCTTCCAGGCCCGGCGCGCGGTGCTGCGCACCATCGTCCGGCAACACAGCGCTACCGAACAGGTGAACCTGATGCACAAGCTGGTGTCCATGTCCGACGACGACCGCGCCCGGCTGATCGAGGACTTCTGGACCGAGGTGACCGACGGCCTCGACCTGACGGACCTCGTCGGCGAGTTGGTCCGCATGCGGCCCCGGCTGCCCGACGATCCGACCGCGGAACAGCTGGAGGCGTGGATCGTGCTGGCCGACACGGTCCGGGACGCGGAGTTCCGGGCGGCGGTTCGCGACTACTTCCACGACTCGTTCGCCGTGCCGGACCGGGACACCGCGGAGACCTGGCCGGAGGCGGAGGCGGACCGGCTGACGGAGATCCTGATCGAGGCGAGGGCGGCGGCCCGGGCCGGCGTGCCGGTCGACGCACCGGTGGCACGCGACCTGGCGAACCGCTTCCTGGCGGTGCTCGCGCACCTGCCCGGCGATCCGAGCGCCGATGGAGAACCGGACCTCGACGCTGTGCGGCTCCAGGTGATCGCGAGCGACCCTGAACCGCACGCGGCCAGGGGCGCCGCCCTGTTCGACCGCTACCACGCGCTGGTCGCCACGATCAACGGCACGCCGCAGCCGCCCGCCCCTGGGACCGGCACGCCCGGCTCCGTCTGGCTGCACCGCGCCGTAGCCGCGCTCTGA